gcctcattgccggttatagcgtcctgtccgcagttctgctgcctgcttgttctcactctgcttggttattattaccttttgattgacctcccgtgtatgacctttgcttgttcctggaccactgaacctacgcttctgaccccgaccatttgcctgaaaaccgaattctgctcctccgctagtgcacctgacctttcacttgtccctggattttgaacctgtgcttgtgacctctgaccttggttttcctggccgctactgtctgccaatcactccactcctgggttctccttaagtcagtatacgttactcgaccctctgtcggcccgcggccaagtctgtccccaccactaggggctccagcgaacaccgggccttcagggcagaccccgagtttcattgtagtggcttgggagttcctaacagtaacCAGAGGATCCCAAGTATTAAAGATTGGCACCGGCCGAccaggggtgcggagtctaatctAGTTCCCCCAATGTCACAAAGAACTTCTGCAAGGTGCAGTGAACTCACAGGTCGCTGTCCTCTGGCCTGCCGATAGATGTAACACTGGTACAATTCAGGAGACAGTAGCGAAGTTAAGTAAGTCAGGAACTGGTACAGAGGCTGCCAACGTAGTGCAAAATCAGGAGGCAGGTAGGAGACTGCTAAAGTGTCAGAGCGAGTTTTAAACACTGAAGGGGATTTGAATTTCCCGCCTCTAAATGCGATCACATGATGCCGACACCCAGAAGTGTTGGCCGGCCACGCTGACAGTAGGAGAGACAGTGCTGGAACAAGGAAAAAGTAAGATCGTGACATTAGTAACATTAGAGCTCAAAGTCTGGAACAGCGACCTCTCAAACAAAATCACACAGGTCAAATGGGCTGTACTGATGACCCCCGCTTCATTGCcccactgatcacctcttcccactccagccTTCAGGACTTGCTCCTCGCAGCACCACACTTGAGGAATGATCTCCCATGCCCTATCCGGTTaacctctactctccaaggcttcaagcgtgcccttaaagctcaattctttattcaaaccTATCAGCCCACCTACCAACTCCGGCTATCACCTTCACACCCCCACATAGTGTCTCCCCTTCCttgtaggatgtaagctctcaggaacaGGGCCTCTATcctcgtgttctccttctactattgcatCACCTCTTGCACCCTCCCAGGTCTACATCATGTGAGATATTACCGTCACTCTCTCTGTCCTGTAAAATACCAAGCAATCAGTTCATTTTAGGATGCctgttattgtattattttttttttaatgtaaataacatgtacagcgctgtggaacttttgtggtgccttataaatgaaagataataataatgacattgttggggtatcggggttcaccgatacttctatcaagtcCCTGCAATGTCGGTCAGATCTTCCTtgattttcagtcgactggtgaacagaaaagcacccaacacctgtatgatataatgctgaacAACTTTTATTCTGTTTCAATTTGAGACCGCTTCAGCGTCTGTATTTATACAtataagtctaggggtatagatgcaGAACAACCAAATATAAGACGGTAGATTATGAAAGTaagtcaatcaacaattatatatattgcagttttccatCAAAGTTCAAACAAATCTTTCTTCTTTCtgcgttatctctttccaggttttCTGCCAATATTCTTGTGCTGTCCCAGCTTTGAGTCCTTGGGTCTTATCTGTAAGGAATATACAGATGTGCATCCTTGAGCTGTTTCTGCTCACGGGGAACATCCTGTTATGTGGCTTCATAACCGTGAACAATTCTTCTTCAAAACTGAACATAATATCTGCTGATTTCTATTAAggttatagcataacatattagtttCTAAAGCTTAATACATGATAGATaacaaatcaataatcatacaaattTACCCTTACAACATTAATTGGGATGCACTATAAATGCAGATCATGTTCGGATTACTGTACATCAGCAGCACAAACTGAATAAAATAGACTGTATCTCGTATTAATATGCTTTTCTGtagttatatgttatatatatcatTCATAAGAGATTTTGacatgaatatacagtatattaagaccattattatattgtatttaaatgaAAGTTAATAAggttacatttaatttatatttagaaGGTTTATAAGTAGTTATTTGCCTTTTGTGGTTTGGATTTGTAGCACTAAGtatattatttgttcatttttatatgtatactCAAAACGAATTGATGTTTATTGCAGGTAGAATTGGAGGCGTTACTTAGAGGCATGGACCCTTCATCCAGACGTGTGGTGATTAATGTTGGAGGTGTCAGATTTGAGACCTATGCCAGCACTTTGCAGTCTCTCCCTGGTACTAAACTAGCCAACCTTTCCGAACAAACACCATGTAACGTGAATGATTATGACCCTCAGCGCAATGAGTTCTTCTTCGATCGTAACCCCAAGGTGTTTGGGTACATACTGGACTACTATCGTACAAAGCACCTGCACTGCCCGGACAACATGTGTAAGTCGGTGATCATGGAGGAACTGAGCTTCTGGGAGGTGAGCAGAAGccatctctctcattgctgctggCTGAAGATGAACAACAAGTCCAGAGACCTAGAAgactttatctcctgggatgattCCATACAGAACGATCAGCAGCAACTTCTCTGTAATCCAAGCAGGGTAGATTACAGCTGGAGAGGACGCTGGCAGCCCAAAGTCTGGTCCCTCTTTGAGAAACCCTACTCTTCTCTGGCTTCCATGGTAAATGTGTtttctattttgtatgtgtgATGAGCGGTTGTCTTATCTGACACAGCTCCAGGAAAAGAACCAGATCTAGAAAAGGGTgtaaagatattgggcctgattcattgaggaaagtaaagcaaaaaatgagtaactgtaaaccttggcaaaaccatgtaacaatgcaaggggtgcaaattagtttaaaatattgcatatattgaaaatactggctgttttttcatgtaacatacgAATATTTCatagctttatattttatattgaaatgtaaagttgatctaggacatgccctaccccagctatcaatctgtcctcacattttaaatattcctccccctccaatgcaacatagttttgccaaggtacaaagttactcttattttgctttaatgaatcaggcccattgtatgtaaTCTGCTATTTAAGACACTATCTTCTGACTATACGTTTACACAGTTTTCCAGGGTAATGAGATAAATTGTATGTTAGGTGTCTCcacacaaataataaaacagataAGAAAGGTACAGCAGCTTCTCTAGCTTTATTATTAATTACTGAATTATTTATCCAGTACTCTTCCCTCCTATTGTCTGCCACCCTTGTTTATTCCACAAGTGACCTTTGTACTAGCTCTGTCCCTCTCTAGTTTCACCTCCATTGATGATATCAGTACCGTGCGGCCCCTTCCCCAGTATTTCCCAACCAGCACACCTCACTCTCCACCAATCCCAGACACCATAACTGCTATATTCCTAATCTGATAGCGGATTTATGGTGCAGAATATCTGTCatctttgtacctcctctactctCCGCTGCAGCTGATCACCACATATATGTTCATATGCAGCCAGTAAGGAGAGAAGATGTGGGAGgtggaggtatactgagcactaggaggtatactgagcactaggaggtatactgagcactaggaggtatactgagcactagggaggtatactgagcactaggaggtatactgagcactaggaggtatactaagcactaggaggtatactgagcactagggaggtatactgacACTGTGGTAAactgagcactaggaggtatactgagcactagggaggtatactgagcactaggaggtatactgagcactaggaggtatactgagcactagggaggtatactgagcactaggaggtatactgagcactagggaggtatactgagcactagggaagtatactgagcactagaaggtatactgagcactaggaggtatactgagcactagggaagtatactgagcactagaaggtatactgagcactaggaggtatactgagcactagggaggtatactgagcactaggaggtatactgagcactagggaggtatactgagcactaggaggtatactgagcactagggaggtatactaagcactaggaggtataccgagcactagggaggtatactaagcactaggaggtatactgagcactaggaggtatactaagcactaggaggtatactaagcactaggaggtatactgagcactagggaggtatactgagcactagggaggtatactgagcactaggaggtatactgagcactaggaggtatactaagcactaggaggtatactgagcactagggaggtatattgagcactaggaggtatactgagcactaggaggtatactgagcactagggaggtatactgagcactaggaggtatactgagcactagggaggtatactgagcactaggaggtatactgagcactaggaggtatactaagcactaggaggtatactgagcactaggaggtatactgaCACTGTGGTATACCgagcactagggaggtatactgagcactaggaggtatactgagcactagggaggtatactgacactgtggtatactgagcactaggaggtatactgagcactagggaggtatactgagcactaggaggtatactgagcactagggaagtatactgagcactagaaggtatactgagcactaggaggtatactgagcactagggaggtacactgagcactaggaggtatactgagcactagggaggtacactgagcactaggaggtatactgagcactagggaggtatactgagcactaggaggtatactaagcactaggaggtatactaagcactaggaggtatactgagcactaggaggtatactgagcactaggaggtatactgagcactaggaggtatactgagcactaggaggtatactgagcactagggaggtatactgagcactaggaggtatactgagcactagggaggtacactgagcactaggaggtatactgagcactagggaggtatactgagcactaggaggtatactaAGCACTAgaaggtatactgagcactaggaggtatactgagcactagggaggtatactgagcactagggaggtatactgacACTGTGGTAAactgagcactaggaggtatactgagcactagggaggtatactgagcactagggaggtatactgagcactaggaggtatactgaCACTGTGGTATACCgagcactaggaggtatactgagcactagggaggtatactgagcactagggaggtatactgagcactaggaggtatactgagcactagggaagtatactgagcactaggagtTATACTAagcactagggaggtatactgagcactagggaggtatactgagcattagggaggtatactgagcactagggaggtatactaagcactagggaggtatactgagcactagggaggtatactgagcattagggaggtatactgagcactagggaggtatactaagcactaggaggtatactgagcactagggaggtatactgacACTGTGGTAAactgagcactaggaggtatactgagcactagggaggtatactgacACTGTGGTATACCgagcactaggaggtatactgagcactagggaggtatactaagcactaggaggtatactgagcactaggaggtatactgagcactaggaggtatactgaCACTgtggtatactgagcactaggaggtatactgagcactagggaggtatactgagcactaggaggtatactgagcactagaaggtatactgagcactaggaggtatactaagcactaggaggtatactgagcactagaaGGTATACTaagcactaggaggtatactgagcactaggaggtatactgagcactagggaggtatactgagcactaggaggtatactgagcactagggaggtatactgagcactaggaggtatactgagcactagggaagtatactgagcactaggagtTATACTAagcactagggaggtatactgagcactagggaggtatactgagcattagggaggtatactgagcactagggaggtatactgacactgtggtatactgagcactaggaggtatactgagcactagggaggtatactgagcactaggaggtatactgagcactagggaggtatactgagcactaggaggtatactgagcactagggaagtatactgagcactaggagtTATACTAagcactagggaggtatactgagcactagggaggtatactgagcattagggaggtatactgagcactagggaggtatactaagcactaggaggtatactgagcactagggaggtatactgacactgtggtatactgagcactaggaggtatactgagcactagggaggtatactgagcactaggaggtatactgagcactagggaaGTATACTGAGCACTAGAAGGTATACTAAGCACTAGGAGGTATACCgagcactagggaggtatactaagcactaggaggtatactgagcactagggagtTATACTAagcactagggaggtatactgagcactagggaggtatactgagcactaggaggtatactgagcactagggaggtatactgacACTGTGGTATACCgagcactaggaggtatactgagcactagggaggtatactgagcactagggagtTATACTAagcactagggaggtatactgagcactagggaggtatactAAGCACTAGGGAGTTATACCgagcactaggaggtatactgagcactagggaggtatactgagcactagggagtTATACTAagcactagggaggtatactgagcactagggaggtatactaagcactagggaggtatactgagcactagggaggtatactaagcactaggaggtatactgagcactagggaggtatactgagcactagggaggtatactgagcactagggaggtatactgacactgtggtatactgagcactaggaggtatactgagcactagggaggtatactgagcactaggaggtatactgagcactagggaggtatactgacACTGTGGTAAactgagcactaggaggtatactgagcactagggaggtatactgagcactaggaggtatactgagcactagggaaGTATACTGAGCACTAGAAGGTATACTaagcactaggaggtatactgagcactagaaGGTATACTAAGCACTAGGAGGTATACCgagcactagggaggtatactaagcactaggaggtatactgagcactaggaggtatactaagcactaggaggtatactaagcactaggaggtatactgagcactagggaggtatactgagcactagggaggtatactgagcactaggaggtatactgagcactaggaggtatactgagcactagggaggtatactgagcactaggaggtatactgagcactaggaggtatactgaCACTGTGGTAAactgagcactaggaggtatactgagcactagggaggtatactgagcactaggaggtatactgagcactagggaaGTATACTGAGCACTAGAAGGTATACTaagcactaggaggtatactgagcactagaaGGTATACTAAGCACTAGGAGGTATACCgagcactagggaggtatactaagcactaggaggtatactgagcactaggaggtatactaagcactaggaggtatactaagcactaggaggtatactgagcactagggaggtatactgagcactagggaggtatactgagcactagggaggtatactgagcactaggaggtatactgagcactagggaggtatactgagcactaggaggtatactgagcactaggaggtatactgagcactaggaggtatactgaCACTgtggtatactgagcactagggaggtatactgagcactagggaggtatactgagcactaggaggtatactgagcactagggaggtatactgagcactaggaggtatactaagcactaggaggtatactgagcactagggaggtatactgagcactagggaggtatactgagcactaggaggtatactgagcactagggaggtatactgagcactaggaggtatactgagcactaggaggtatactgagcactagggaggtatactgagcactaggaggtatactgagcactagggaggtatactgacactgtggtatactgagcactagggaggtatactgacactgtggtatactgagcactagggaggtatactgagcactagggaggtatactgagcactagggaggtatactgagcactagggaggtatactgagcactagggaggtatactgacactgtggtatactgagcactagggaggtatactgagcactagggaggtatactgagcactagggaggtatactgagcactagggaggtatactgacactgtggtatactgagcactagggaggtatactgagcactagggaggtatactgagcactaggaggtatactgagcactagggaggtatactgagcactaggaggtatactgagcactagggaggtatactgagcactaggaggtatactgagcactaggaggtatactgagcactagggaggtatactgagcactaggaggtatactgagcactagggaggtatactgagcactaggaggtatactgagcactaggaggtatactgagcactagggaggtatactgagcactaggaggtatactgagcactaggaggtatactgagcactagggaggtatactgagcactaggaggtatactgagcactaggaggtatactgagcactagggaggtatactgagcactaggaggtatactgagcactaggaggtatactgagcactagggaggtatactgagcactaggaggtatactgagcactagggaggtatactgacactgtggtatactgagcactagggaggtatactgagcactagggaggtatactgagcactagggaggtatactgacactgtggtatactgagcactagggaggtatactgagcactagggaggtatactgagcactagggaggtatactgagcactagggaggtatactgacactgtggtatactgagcactagggaggtatactgagcactagggaggtatactgagcactagggaggtatactgagcactagggaggtatactgacACTGTGGTATACCgagcactagggaggtatactgacACTGTGGTAAactgagcactaggaggtatactgagcactaggggactgttcatcatcatcatgatttatttatatagcgccactaattccgcagcgctgtacagagaactcattcacatcagtccctgccccattggagcttacagtctaaattccctaatatacacagacacacacagacagacagagagggggacagacagacagatagcagccaattaattttaatagcagccaattaacctaccactaggccactgtgctgcccactgttGTATACTGGACCCCATCTACAAACTACTCATCCACGGAGCAAAAGTCATCTATGGTGTCACCATGAAGCTAGACTTCTGCCATGGGGCTTATAGGTTTGTGAAAGAAGATGGTGTCATTTGTAAGAAGATTTCCCCCTCTGAAGGCAGGATATGGAGTGAGGGTGTTTCTTGCAGAGTATGGGctacacccagggccggtgctggcATGTCTGCCACCCCCTCgccttgcttaccccgcttacCGCGTTCCGCCAACCCTGGGCGCAtctagttttgtggagcagtgcaagaAATGTGATGTGGGTGAGTGAGATTATTGAAAGAGATAAAGGGGTGCAGAGTGTGCACTTACCCTCGCAGTGAGCTCCACTCCCGAGAATTACATGAATTCTGGTTTCTGCACAAACTCAAAGTTCCTCTGTGATTGGATGTGTATCTCAGCAGCACTTGGCCTGATAAGTGCTTTTCTAGGCACAATTTGCACAATAACAAAAGAAAGTGCCACAAATAACTAAAATCGTCACTTTTAGCCAGAAATTAGGCTAATACAGtagttttttagaaaaaaaaacaaatgatagGAGGTTGGACTTGCGTGATGCAGCGGAGACcaagggttaaatgtatcaagctgagagttttccggagggtttgaaaagtggagatgttgcctatagcaataaatcagattctagctgtcagtttgtagaatgtactaaataaatgataactaagggcctgattcattaaggatcttaacttgagaaacttcttatttcagtctcctggacaaaaccatgttacaatgcaagggtgcaaattagtattctggtttgcacataagttaaatactgactgttttttcatgtagcaggagactgaaataagaagtttctcaagttaagatccttaatgaatcaggcactagaTTCTCAAACTGGTTTCTAAAACCCGACGGAAAAaatctcatcttgatacatttaaccccaggaaTGTATCTCCATGTGCGCTGGTTAGACCATCGCATCCAGCACAGAGGTCAGTTGAGTGACATTACATTGACTAAGGCAGCCGGGACTGAGGGGTGAGCGGAGTGAGATTGAGCTTTACTAGGACTCGGAAGCAGCAGGTTACATAGATGCCGTCCCCCTCACAACCTGTCATCAGGAAGGCTCAGTAAAGTCATTATAATAATGTGTGCACTGCCTGCTGCTGCTATAAGTGGGATCTATAATGAATCAATATGAGGCAGCTTAGGAAGAACAGAAGGTTCCAAACACAAAACGGTAAATAAATTATCCAAACGTAATAGCACAATACATTTCAATCGACACAACAATACAATAGATTacctttaaaataaacttttcttcCTCTCATTCCAGAGTGTCGCAGCCATCTCTCTACTCTTTATCATTGGAGCTATAGTCATCTTCTTTGAGGAGACCAAGCAACATTTTGCCTATATGCTGAACCAAACCCAGCCCTCGGAAGATGACACTTATCATTCGTTCCTACAAGAACTGGACTATCAGAAGGTTTCCTACTTGCTCTATCTAGAGCTTGTTTCTGTTTTGTGGTTCACATTTGAGTTTTGCATACGACTCTTTTTCTGCCCAGACAAAAAAGAGTTTTTGAAGAGTCCGCTGAACTGGGCAGATTTTCTCTCGTTATTCCCAGTGTTTATTGAGCTGATGGCAAAAGGACAGACGCAGCGAATGGACATTGTCTGGAATATCTTGGGCTTTATCCGCTCAGTATATATCATCAAGCTCGTTCGCCTCCTTATGCTGATGGAAGGAAGCCTTGTGCTGAAGGTCCTTACCGGTACCCTATGGGCGATCTCACGCGAGATCTTCATTCTTCTGCTGGTCTTAGTTTTGGAAAcacttttttttgctactttgGCGTTCTACGCGGAGTGGTCTAGTCTGGAGCCCTATCAGC
This window of the Mixophyes fleayi isolate aMixFle1 chromosome 8, aMixFle1.hap1, whole genome shotgun sequence genome carries:
- the LOC142098774 gene encoding voltage-gated potassium channel KCNC1-like; this encodes MDPSSRRVVINVGGVRFETYASTLQSLPGTKLANLSEQTPCNVNDYDPQRNEFFFDRNPKVFGYILDYYRTKHLHCPDNMCKSVIMEELSFWEVSRSHLSHCCWLKMNNKSRDLEDFISWDDSIQNDQQQLLCNPSRVDYSWRGRWQPKVWSLFEKPYSSLASMSVAAISLLFIIGAIVIFFEETKQHFAYMLNQTQPSEDDTYHSFLQELDYQKVSYLLYLELVSVLWFTFEFCIRLFFCPDKKEFLKSPLNWADFLSLFPVFIELMAKGQTQRMDIVWNILGFIRSVYIIKLVRLLMLMEGSLVLKVLTGTLWAISREIFILLLVLVLETLFFATLAFYAEWSSLEPYQQRHDLFGDIYTCCWWALITLTTVGYGDIIPMTTSGRIVSSLAAICGILTIILPIPILMIKFQHYYAIALAKEKLKLHRNSDQL